The genome window tttttgcAGCAATAGAAAATTTGGATTTGGCTTTCTGATGGAATCCTGGGCTGGACATGGGAAAGGGTGAACGAAGATGGAGTCGCAACGATGGTCAATATGATTATGGTTTTCGGTTGTCAGACTGCTGTTATAACTGCTACCGCTGAAGCCGAAGCTGAAGCCGTTGTTGTTGTTTTCATGTTGCTGCGTTTCTGTGTCGTCCCCTTTCAGAGGATCACGTGTGTTTGCCTACCTCTGAGTGTTGTCGGTCAAACGTGATTTCGCCCACTGCGCTCGCTACCTTTTGTGTTCCCTTTGCCTCTCCTTTGGCCGCCTGCCGGGGTGGTGGTTGTTCTGCAAGCAGCGCTGGTGGGGCGAGATGGAGCAGGGGTTGGCGCTTGGGATGGGATTGGATGTTGGTCgccgcgaagaagaagaagaagaagcggcgTCGGGGGACGAGGAGGAGGGTGGAAAGGAGGATGGGGAGGTAAGGAGGTCCTTGCAGCCAGCGCTGCCGCTTAAACTCCTCCCCCTCTTGCCTGTTCCCCGGCAGCCTTCTCCTCCCCTGCTCCGGTTCCCATCGTCGACTGCGACGAGTAAGAACCTAGACAATGAAAGTTgggtttttgtttctttttcttcctgGGTTCCATATGGATTAAAGGATTTGGCGATGGAGCTTTGTCCCTGACATAGTTTGATACACTAAATGTATTAATAATATCGGAGAAAACAAGATCTTTATGCCCTGTTAGGATTCTTATCCACTGGTGTTTGTTCCAAAAGAGgtgaaatgtatttagatttttttGCTAGAAAAAGGATTTTCTTACGTTAAGAATTCCGCTGAAGAGATAAAAATGCACATTTGGATGAAAGGAAGCTGTAAAAAAGTGTTCTTTACCCAATTTTAAGACCTTTTATCAGCGGTTGGATTGTGAAGGATTTCGCTCGAAAATTGAACTCTTATTGTTTTGTAGGGAATTTGGATGCCTCGACGCGAGGGTTCGATGTGCCATCCACAGAGGAGGCCGAGGAAGCGGCGGCGGTGTCTTCGTCGTCACCGAACAGCACCATCTCCTTTCGGATGGGCTTCTCCGCCCAGCGAAGCAGCGCTGAGAGGGGAGGAGTGGTGGAAAGGGCGTCGTCTATAGTGAGCGACGAAGAGGAGAACGGATTGGCGAAGAAGAAGCTCCGCCTCTCCAAGGAGCAATCTGCCTTCCTCGAGGAGAGCTTCAAGGAGCACAACACCCTCAATCCAGTAAAAGATCTGAGAACAACAAAAATTACAACTTTTGACGTCatgattgaatatatatatatatatatattggattatCTATTTCAGAAGCAGAAGCTTGCTCTGGCCAA of Musa acuminata AAA Group cultivar baxijiao chromosome BXJ2-3, Cavendish_Baxijiao_AAA, whole genome shotgun sequence contains these proteins:
- the LOC103978065 gene encoding homeobox-leucine zipper protein HOX11-like isoform X2 → MEQGLALGMGLDVGRREEEEEEAASGDEEEGGKEDGEVRRSLQPALPLKLLPLLPVPRQPSPPLLRFPSSTATRNLDASTRGFDVPSTEEAEEAAAVSSSSPNSTISFRMGFSAQRSSAERGGVVERASSIVSDEEENGLAKKKLRLSKEQSAFLEESFKEHNTLNPKQKLALAKQLNLQPRQVEVWFQNRRARTKLKQTEVDCEYLKRCCQTLTEENRRLQKEVAELRALKTTHPFHMHLPATTLSMCPSCERVASTAADHRPSSFAALFSKPTPAAPRQPP
- the LOC103978065 gene encoding homeobox-leucine zipper protein HOX11-like isoform X1; this translates as MEQGLALGMGLDVGRREEEEEEAASGDEEEGGKEDGEVRRSLQPALPLKLLPLLPVPRQPSPPLLRFPSSTATRNLDASTRGFDVPSTEEAEEAAAVSSSSPNSTISFRMGFSAQRSSAERGGVVERASSIVSDEEENGLAKKKLRLSKEQSAFLEESFKEHNTLNPVKDLRTTKITTFDVMIEYIYIYILDYLFQKQKLALAKQLNLQPRQVEVWFQNRRARTKLKQTEVDCEYLKRCCQTLTEENRRLQKEVAELRALKTTHPFHMHLPATTLSMCPSCERVASTAADHRPSSFAALFSKPTPAAPRQPP